In a genomic window of Anoxybacter fermentans:
- a CDS encoding vWA domain-containing protein, giving the protein MFDKKNLFLLTFLLILITVSAWLLPASYFKEVFFYGNKKLTVQDEIYLTFPKPEINVEVIVDVSGSMWGKFEGVSKIINSKGILKILLKDLPQDVKLGLRTFGGKEESRLEVPLGLNNREEIEKKVKKLRPDGKSPIGYALDQAGKDLLKIRGQKYIILISDGLDNGKIDPIAKAKELRDAGIITHVVFLKSAENVGEEKLLKIAEAGGGHFFTINEKDLVVPIMTLTN; this is encoded by the coding sequence ATGTTTGATAAAAAGAATCTCTTTCTTTTAACCTTCTTATTAATTCTCATTACCGTTTCAGCCTGGTTATTGCCAGCAAGTTATTTTAAGGAAGTCTTTTTTTACGGTAATAAAAAACTTACGGTTCAAGATGAGATATATTTGACCTTTCCAAAACCGGAAATTAACGTAGAAGTGATTGTTGATGTTTCTGGAAGTATGTGGGGAAAATTTGAAGGAGTAAGCAAGATTATTAACTCAAAAGGAATTTTGAAAATACTATTAAAGGACTTACCTCAGGATGTAAAATTGGGTTTACGTACTTTTGGAGGAAAAGAAGAGAGTCGGTTGGAAGTTCCATTGGGTTTGAACAATCGGGAAGAAATAGAAAAAAAAGTTAAAAAACTTCGCCCTGATGGAAAATCTCCGATTGGCTATGCACTGGATCAGGCAGGAAAGGATTTACTTAAAATTCGAGGTCAAAAATATATTATACTCATCAGTGATGGGCTTGACAATGGAAAGATTGATCCGATAGCTAAGGCTAAAGAACTAAGAGACGCAGGAATTATTACCCATGTAGTTTTTTTAAAAAGCGCTGAAAATGTGGGTGAAGAAAAATTGCTAAAGATTGCAGAAGCTGGAGGTGGACATTTTTTCACAATTAATGAAAAAGATCTGGTGGTACCCATAATGACTTTGACAAATTAG
- a CDS encoding PqqD family peptide modification chaperone, translated as MKNEKLIAVYPIRLAKISDAEYVLFNTRTFENIYLNDVSFKVWNYINKKKEVLVEEIGKYIISEYGVNDKTVNQICDDLESLFDFFM; from the coding sequence ATGAAAAATGAAAAATTAATAGCTGTTTATCCTATCCGTTTAGCTAAAATCAGTGATGCTGAATATGTATTATTCAATACACGTACTTTTGAAAATATTTATTTAAATGATGTATCTTTCAAGGTATGGAATTACATTAATAAAAAGAAAGAAGTCTTGGTAGAAGAAATAGGAAAGTATATAATTTCGGAGTATGGTGTAAACGATAAAACAGTTAATCAAATATGTGACGATTTGGAAAGTTTGTTTGATTTTTTTATGTGA
- a CDS encoding radical SAM protein, whose protein sequence is MIDFCVETGVEELNLLEYIPRGNAKDKDLVLSFEEELEVVKEIAKKYSQVKDVLNINPRFVRPLVQDYCKQCLGLDFPDVVHGCGAGTFFGFINNKGELYPCDWYVSIVLSEYSGEQINLTIRPFYDIWKEKIFDNPYELTEGSEFYQKYKPCNKCKYLKNKCYPCPVFGINKEEIKIKKCNNYFDLGRDIKKDEK, encoded by the coding sequence ATGATTGATTTTTGTGTAGAGACTGGTGTAGAAGAGCTAAATTTATTGGAGTATATTCCAAGGGGAAATGCGAAAGATAAAGACCTGGTATTAAGCTTTGAGGAAGAATTAGAAGTAGTAAAAGAGATAGCAAAAAAATATTCTCAGGTGAAAGACGTTTTAAACATTAATCCCCGATTTGTACGGCCTTTAGTACAAGATTATTGTAAACAGTGTTTAGGATTAGATTTTCCTGATGTTGTACATGGGTGTGGTGCAGGTACATTTTTTGGATTTATTAATAATAAAGGGGAGCTTTACCCATGTGATTGGTATGTTTCTATAGTTTTATCAGAATATTCTGGTGAACAAATTAATTTAACAATAAGACCATTTTATGACATCTGGAAAGAAAAAATTTTTGATAATCCATATGAACTTACAGAAGGTAGTGAGTTTTATCAAAAATATAAACCTTGCAATAAATGCAAATACTTAAAGAATAAGTGTTATCCTTGTCCGGTTTTTGGCATAAATAAAGAAGAAATAAAGATAAAAAAATGTAATAATTACTTTGATTTGGGGAGGGATATAAAAAAAGATGAAAAATGA
- a CDS encoding ABC transporter ATP-binding protein translates to MSRVKALYKLLEHYRKEQIIICILIVIDILLTSSVPFLIKDLVNYITSGDNWTSILKLGLLILFITICNAIIQIIKNYRWHLLRFRSINYLRLKMFYHALRKPMSFFDNNNVGGIMAKVLDDVVIVAQHAAIGLPMLFANLFQLIIVISFLFILELKLAVIIFITMPIYYIIFHYLNSRIRETSKLERVNFAKVMKDVQEKLLGVRTIKIFKKEKYMVDKFSKVLDNYLQYVRKTVFLNSCGSGLTIVIMLTLPVIILIYGGFLVYKKEISLGTLIAFYTYLSFLYEPIRNLSDYNLGLQTTLGMCERVLNFLQDDKIEKEGKVKLKEFNSLEFKNVSFQYENGKSVLSNLNFRIDKGDRLAIVGPSGSGKSTILNLIMKLYSPDKGKILVNGIDIREISSDSLYALITLLEQNHFLFEGTIKENITFGEEVDFQRIRKAAMLSKILPLIQSYENGFDHLISDSNLSGGEKQRLCLARSLLKDAQLVLLDEATSSVDPAIEKEIVDNLDKNLEGKTLVAVSHRPQILSICNKVIHLSNGQIIGCYTLKNEKDYEKVYGIVSRTLDQ, encoded by the coding sequence GTGAGTAGAGTCAAAGCACTATATAAACTTTTAGAACATTACCGTAAAGAACAGATAATTATTTGTATTTTGATTGTTATTGATATTTTATTGACATCTAGTGTTCCTTTTCTTATTAAAGATTTAGTTAATTATATTACTTCAGGTGATAATTGGACATCAATACTTAAATTGGGTTTACTAATTCTGTTTATAACTATTTGTAATGCAATTATACAAATTATAAAAAACTATCGTTGGCATCTTTTGCGGTTTAGGTCAATAAATTATTTACGTTTAAAGATGTTTTATCATGCTTTAAGAAAGCCAATGAGCTTTTTCGATAATAATAATGTCGGTGGGATAATGGCAAAAGTTTTAGATGATGTGGTTATTGTTGCACAGCATGCAGCTATAGGTTTGCCTATGTTATTTGCTAATTTATTCCAATTAATTATTGTTATATCTTTTCTATTTATTCTTGAGCTCAAATTGGCAGTAATAATATTTATTACCATGCCTATTTATTATATTATTTTTCATTATTTAAATAGTCGTATTCGTGAAACCAGTAAGCTTGAAAGAGTTAATTTTGCAAAAGTAATGAAAGATGTTCAGGAAAAACTGTTAGGAGTTAGAACAATTAAAATTTTTAAAAAAGAAAAATATATGGTTGATAAATTCAGTAAAGTTTTAGATAATTATTTACAATATGTCCGTAAGACTGTATTTTTGAATAGTTGTGGTTCTGGATTGACAATAGTTATTATGTTGACTCTACCAGTTATAATTTTGATATATGGAGGATTTCTTGTTTATAAAAAAGAGATTTCGTTAGGTACACTTATTGCTTTTTATACTTATCTGTCCTTTCTTTATGAACCAATTAGAAATTTATCAGATTATAACTTAGGATTACAGACAACGTTGGGAATGTGTGAGAGAGTACTAAACTTTCTTCAGGATGACAAAATTGAAAAAGAAGGTAAAGTTAAATTAAAAGAATTTAATAGTCTAGAATTTAAAAATGTTAGTTTTCAATATGAAAATGGTAAATCTGTATTATCCAATCTCAACTTTAGGATAGACAAAGGAGATAGACTAGCAATTGTTGGTCCAAGTGGTAGTGGTAAAAGTACTATTCTAAATTTAATCATGAAATTGTATTCTCCAGATAAAGGAAAAATACTTGTGAACGGTATTGATATTAGGGAAATTTCAAGCGATTCTCTTTATGCTCTTATAACTTTACTAGAACAGAATCATTTTCTTTTTGAAGGAACTATTAAGGAAAATATTACTTTTGGGGAAGAAGTTGATTTTCAACGGATAAGAAAGGCTGCTATGTTATCAAAAATTTTACCTTTAATCCAATCTTATGAAAACGGCTTTGATCATCTAATTTCAGATTCAAATCTCTCTGGAGGCGAGAAACAGCGATTATGTTTAGCACGTTCATTACTTAAAGATGCTCAATTAGTATTGTTAGATGAGGCTACTTCTTCAGTAGATCCAGCTATTGAAAAAGAGATTGTTGATAATTTAGATAAAAATTTGGAAGGAAAAACGTTGGTGGCTGTTTCCCATCGTCCACAAATTTTGTCTATATGTAATAAAGTCATTCATCTAAGTAATGGTCAAATTATTGGCTGTTATACTCTTAAAAATGAGAAAGATTATGAGAAAGTATATGGAATAGTATCTCGCACACTTGACCAATAG
- a CDS encoding ISL3 family transposase produces MQYNNIIKFLDLPDIIATEIISTEDRYIFIAEAKKNHIVCPQCGNITNKIHDTKWQNIRDIPIRGKLVIIRLLKKRYRCPYCHKRGIPEKYESIDKYARKTKRFDKYLAKETVSKDYSKVARENGLSYTAVNNAVKKVVDPLIKQQVSKLSQLKAISIDEFAVLKRHKYGVSITDPINRELIDILPTRKKDDLIDYFNCWEDEQRRQIQSISMDMWRPFKAVADAAFTHAKIVIDKFHLVTLMNRALDEVRKQVQQTVNNHQRRKFFQSRLLLQKRAEELTDEEHEKLIKLFELSPALEKAWELKEEFRDLLQLDDVKEATRALKRWYKEVIKSKLMPFYQVKKIIQRWEEKILNYFKTKITNGFAEGINNKIKLIKRIGYGVPNVMNLRRRVFNAMLSY; encoded by the coding sequence ATGCAATATAATAATATCATAAAATTTCTTGATTTGCCAGACATTATTGCAACTGAAATTATTTCAACGGAGGACAGATATATTTTTATCGCTGAAGCAAAGAAAAATCACATTGTGTGTCCTCAGTGTGGTAATATCACTAATAAAATCCATGATACAAAATGGCAAAATATTAGAGACATCCCCATAAGAGGTAAACTAGTAATCATTAGACTTCTAAAGAAAAGATATCGTTGTCCTTATTGTCATAAGAGGGGTATCCCTGAAAAATATGAAAGTATTGATAAATATGCCCGTAAAACCAAACGCTTTGATAAATATCTTGCTAAAGAAACTGTCAGCAAGGATTATTCTAAAGTTGCTAGAGAAAACGGGTTAAGTTATACAGCTGTTAATAATGCAGTTAAAAAAGTAGTTGACCCTCTCATTAAACAACAAGTTTCAAAACTTAGTCAATTAAAAGCCATCAGTATCGATGAATTTGCAGTTTTAAAACGCCATAAATATGGAGTTAGCATTACAGATCCAATTAATCGGGAGTTAATTGACATTTTACCTACTCGCAAAAAGGATGATTTAATTGACTACTTTAATTGTTGGGAAGATGAACAAAGACGACAGATTCAATCGATCTCTATGGATATGTGGCGGCCGTTCAAAGCAGTAGCAGATGCAGCATTTACTCATGCAAAAATTGTTATAGATAAATTTCATCTTGTAACTTTAATGAACAGAGCCCTTGATGAAGTTAGAAAACAAGTTCAACAAACAGTAAATAATCATCAGAGAAGAAAGTTTTTTCAAAGTCGTTTATTACTCCAAAAACGAGCTGAAGAATTGACAGATGAAGAACATGAAAAGCTCATCAAATTATTTGAACTCAGTCCAGCTCTAGAAAAGGCCTGGGAATTAAAAGAGGAATTCAGAGACTTATTGCAGCTAGATGATGTGAAAGAAGCCACCAGAGCTCTAAAAAGGTGGTATAAAGAAGTAATAAAAAGCAAGCTGATGCCTTTTTACCAGGTAAAAAAGATAATACAAAGATGGGAAGAAAAAATACTAAATTATTTTAAGACTAAGATAACCAATGGCTTTGCTGAGGGTATCAATAACAAGATTAAATTGATCAAAAGGATTGGATATGGTGTTCCAAATGTTATGAATCTAAGGAGAAGAGTATTTAATGCAATGTTAAGTTATTAA
- the yfmF gene encoding EF-P 5-aminopentanol modification-associated protein YfmF: MKKTIDYRRIKIKEGIDLHLLKTSKFKTTMIKIYLQEQLRKETAPMVALISYLLFRGTNNRPTTLEMMRYLEELYGADLSADVQKLGECQYLTLTLELINRHYLPGSRDLLDEGLAFILDVLTNPRTVNGKFAEDYFAQEKTVLKDDINSLFDDKSKYANQRCIQLMCPDEPFGIYKYGSIKYLEKITNEDLYSYYRNLLRNNPIHIFIVGDIIETEVVEKVEKAFLDFKPRSIIISPIVAQKKKVISQKVIEEADIRQGKLAIGYRTNITRRSPEYYALYVFNGIFGSQPHSKLFQNVREKASLAYYIYSWFDSTKGILQVSSGIESSNLEKVLQIVDEQLKAIKEGKITRKELDFTKKAYYRNFQYLLDDNEALIDSCMVEITNGLEPVLEELIKEIDKVTLEDVQAVASKIELDTIYFLKGKEGAKDEAGNVEENA, encoded by the coding sequence ATGAAGAAGACAATTGATTATAGGCGGATCAAAATTAAAGAAGGTATCGACTTACATCTGCTTAAAACATCTAAGTTTAAAACTACAATGATAAAGATTTACTTACAGGAGCAGCTCCGAAAGGAGACTGCTCCTATGGTTGCTTTAATCTCCTATCTTTTATTTAGGGGAACTAATAATCGGCCTACCACTCTTGAGATGATGAGGTATTTGGAAGAACTTTATGGTGCTGATTTATCAGCGGATGTGCAGAAGCTAGGGGAGTGTCAGTATTTAACTTTGACTCTAGAGTTAATTAACCGTCATTACCTTCCCGGTTCACGTGATCTTTTGGATGAAGGTTTAGCATTTATTCTGGATGTGCTGACAAATCCTCGAACAGTCAATGGGAAATTTGCCGAAGATTATTTTGCTCAGGAGAAGACTGTTTTAAAGGATGATATCAACAGTCTTTTTGATGACAAATCCAAATATGCCAATCAGCGGTGTATTCAACTAATGTGTCCAGATGAACCTTTTGGTATTTACAAATATGGTTCTATAAAGTATTTAGAGAAAATAACTAATGAGGATTTGTATAGTTATTATAGAAATCTTTTGAGAAATAATCCAATCCATATATTTATTGTTGGTGATATTATAGAAACTGAAGTGGTAGAAAAAGTTGAAAAAGCTTTTTTAGATTTTAAACCTAGATCCATTATTATTTCACCGATAGTTGCTCAGAAAAAAAAGGTTATTTCTCAAAAAGTGATTGAGGAAGCGGATATTCGACAGGGGAAATTAGCCATTGGTTATCGGACTAATATTACCAGGCGTTCCCCTGAATATTATGCTTTATATGTATTTAATGGAATATTTGGTTCCCAGCCTCATTCCAAACTCTTTCAAAATGTCAGGGAGAAAGCCAGCCTGGCCTATTATATCTATAGCTGGTTCGATTCTACAAAAGGGATTCTACAGGTTTCATCAGGTATTGAATCATCTAATCTTGAAAAGGTTTTACAAATTGTTGATGAGCAACTTAAGGCTATTAAAGAAGGAAAGATTACTCGCAAAGAGTTAGATTTTACTAAAAAAGCCTATTACCGTAATTTTCAATACCTATTAGATGATAATGAAGCATTGATAGATTCCTGTATGGTAGAGATAACCAATGGACTTGAGCCGGTTTTAGAAGAGTTGATTAAAGAGATAGATAAAGTGACTTTAGAAGATGTTCAAGCAGTAGCTAGTAAAATTGAATTGGATACCATTTATTTTCTTAAAGGTAAGGAGGGGGCTAAAGATGAAGCAGGTAATGTTGAAGAAAATGCATGA
- a CDS encoding UPF0182 family protein, whose translation MFYLRRTLIILFIIAIVGMGLFLTGINLYTDWLWFLNLNVEQVFLTILMTKIWLRLAVGSIFAVFIYINLLFTRKKVYQFIKSFGMSPIRVVGEAYEEPIKWLTKGKLNLIFLIISIVLGFFSSSISTGAWEIVLKYINRTPFGVSDPIFNKDIGFYVFELPFLQLAYSLLAGLVILTGIIVAVIYFLINLRTNGGGYRFNLSEKLHLSALAVLFFGLKAFGYRLEMFKLLYSPRGVVFGASYTDYHVKLFALKVLMVIVGLLAIFTLINIFTRNMKLIYFGIGLWVLVSILLVGVYPEIVQKYRVEPNEIELEKPFIKHNINYTLKAYGLDKIEQRSFEVTNELTFDDIEEAEDIIENIRLWDWRPLQNTYSQLQEIRLYYDIEHVDIDRYVIDGVYRQVMIAPRELDKSKLEARAQTWVNRVLKFTHGMGVVMSPVNVVTPEGLPEFYIKNIPPVSTIDLKVTQPRIYYGEKTNDYVIVNSKGGEFDYTGATNYYDGKGGIPIKNFWRRLVFAFKYSTMKILLSGDITPESRIMFDRNIMTRVKKIAPFLKYDNDPYIVINDGKLYWIIDAYTITNMYPYSEPVRGWGNYVRNSVKAVVDAYHGTVNFYISDPDDPLIQTYAKIFPNLFKSLDQMPEGLKAHIRYPEDLFKLQSQVYATYHMKDPVTFFNKEDLWNIPKEKYAGQTLFVEPYYIITRLPGEEDLEFILIQPFTPARKNNMVSWLAAKSDGENYGKLVLYSFPKNRTIYGPMMIEARIDQDSEISQQLTLWDQKGSSVIRGNLLTIPIKNSILYVEPIFLQAQQSQLPELKRVIVVFGDEVVMEPTLREALAKIFGIKEGIVKEDNALDELGDIVIEELAPLAERALQVYQEAKRLLREGDFAGYGEKLNELESLLKRMRDLAQEETTEL comes from the coding sequence ATGTTCTATTTGAGGCGAACTTTAATAATATTATTTATCATTGCCATTGTTGGTATGGGCCTGTTTTTGACTGGAATTAATCTCTATACTGATTGGCTTTGGTTTTTAAATCTTAATGTTGAGCAGGTCTTTTTAACCATTTTGATGACCAAAATCTGGTTACGTCTTGCTGTTGGATCAATTTTTGCTGTATTTATTTATATTAACCTTCTCTTTACCAGAAAAAAGGTTTATCAATTCATCAAGAGCTTTGGCATGAGTCCCATTCGAGTAGTAGGAGAGGCTTACGAAGAACCGATTAAATGGTTGACAAAAGGAAAGTTAAATCTTATTTTTTTGATAATCAGTATTGTTCTGGGCTTTTTTAGTAGCAGTATAAGTACCGGTGCCTGGGAGATTGTGCTAAAATACATAAACAGAACTCCATTTGGAGTTTCTGATCCAATTTTTAATAAGGACATAGGTTTTTATGTTTTTGAACTGCCATTTTTACAGTTGGCTTATTCACTTTTAGCTGGACTTGTCATATTGACAGGTATTATTGTTGCTGTAATATATTTTTTGATTAATTTAAGGACTAATGGCGGGGGATACCGTTTCAATTTATCTGAAAAACTGCATCTCTCTGCATTAGCAGTTTTGTTTTTCGGACTGAAAGCCTTTGGATATCGACTGGAAATGTTTAAACTCCTCTATTCACCAAGAGGTGTGGTTTTTGGTGCCAGCTATACTGATTATCATGTAAAATTATTTGCTCTTAAGGTTCTTATGGTTATAGTGGGACTTTTAGCTATCTTTACCTTAATCAATATTTTTACCAGAAATATGAAATTAATTTATTTTGGGATTGGACTTTGGGTATTGGTTTCTATCTTACTGGTGGGAGTTTATCCCGAGATTGTTCAAAAATATCGTGTAGAACCCAATGAGATTGAATTGGAAAAACCTTTTATTAAGCATAATATTAATTATACTTTGAAAGCTTATGGATTAGATAAAATTGAACAAAGGTCCTTTGAGGTGACTAATGAACTGACATTTGATGATATTGAAGAGGCTGAAGATATTATTGAGAATATTCGACTCTGGGACTGGCGTCCTTTGCAAAATACTTATAGCCAACTGCAGGAGATACGGCTTTATTATGATATTGAGCATGTAGATATAGACCGTTATGTGATTGATGGTGTTTATCGTCAGGTTATGATTGCACCCCGTGAATTGGATAAATCAAAGCTTGAAGCGCGGGCACAGACCTGGGTAAATCGGGTATTAAAATTTACCCACGGAATGGGCGTGGTTATGAGCCCGGTAAATGTAGTAACTCCTGAGGGATTGCCTGAGTTTTATATTAAAAATATACCGCCGGTGAGTACTATTGATCTAAAAGTGACCCAGCCCAGGATATATTATGGTGAAAAGACCAATGATTATGTTATTGTAAATAGTAAAGGCGGTGAATTTGATTATACCGGAGCTACCAATTATTATGATGGAAAGGGCGGTATTCCCATCAAAAATTTCTGGCGGCGGCTTGTTTTTGCATTCAAATATAGTACAATGAAGATTCTTCTTTCCGGTGATATTACTCCAGAAAGCCGTATTATGTTTGACCGGAATATTATGACCAGAGTTAAAAAGATTGCACCTTTCTTAAAATATGACAACGATCCATATATTGTAATTAACGACGGTAAACTGTATTGGATTATCGATGCTTATACTATTACTAATATGTATCCATACTCTGAGCCGGTACGAGGTTGGGGTAATTATGTCCGCAACTCAGTGAAGGCAGTTGTGGATGCATATCATGGAACTGTAAACTTTTATATAAGTGATCCTGATGATCCTCTAATACAGACTTATGCAAAGATTTTCCCTAATCTTTTTAAGTCATTGGATCAGATGCCTGAAGGGCTAAAGGCTCATATCCGGTACCCGGAAGATCTTTTCAAACTTCAATCCCAGGTTTATGCAACATATCATATGAAGGATCCTGTTACTTTCTTTAATAAAGAAGACCTTTGGAATATTCCAAAAGAAAAATATGCTGGTCAGACCCTTTTTGTTGAACCATACTATATAATCACACGTTTGCCTGGCGAGGAAGATCTGGAATTCATTTTGATACAGCCTTTTACCCCGGCTAGAAAGAATAATATGGTTTCATGGTTGGCTGCCAAATCTGATGGTGAAAATTATGGAAAACTGGTTCTTTATAGTTTTCCAAAAAACCGGACTATTTATGGGCCAATGATGATTGAAGCACGGATTGACCAGGATTCTGAAATTTCCCAACAGTTAACCCTTTGGGATCAGAAAGGTTCTAGTGTCATCAGGGGGAATCTGTTAACTATACCGATTAAGAATTCAATTCTCTATGTTGAACCGATCTTTTTACAGGCACAACAGAGCCAATTACCTGAATTGAAACGGGTTATTGTGGTCTTTGGTGATGAGGTTGTAATGGAGCCTACTTTACGGGAAGCTCTTGCAAAGATCTTTGGTATTAAAGAAGGAATAGTAAAAGAGGATAATGCCCTGGATGAGTTAGGAGATATAGTTATAGAAGAATTAGCGCCTTTAGCTGAACGCGCATTGCAAGTTTATCAAGAAGCAAAACGTCTGCTAAGGGAAGGAGATTTTGCTGGTTATGGTGAAAAATTAAATGAGCTTGAGAGTCTTCTTAAAAGAATGCGAGATCTAGCTCAGGAGGAGACTACTGAACTATAA
- a CDS encoding FAD-dependent oxidoreductase encodes MPKVVVVGGGWAGTAAAVAAKKAGAREVILFERTDMLLGTGLVGGIMRNNGRWTATEEAIAMGGGDLFKIADRVSRHKNIDFPGHKHASLYDVALIEPAIKRYLIDMGIDVRINNRVTDIKMKDQRVIAVKTSEHNYEEADVFVDCTGSAGPMNNCIEYGNGCVMCIYRCPTFGPRVSIVEKAGIKEIIGKKGDGTIGAMSGSCKLHKESIAEDIVKELNEKGVVVVPIPRDLIDEGKLGIKACQQYALKEYAENIILLDTGHAKLMVPFMPLDKLRKVPGFENARYEDPYAGGIGNSMRYMGMAPRDNYLKVKGLDNVFCAGEKAGLLVGHTEACITGTLAGHNAVRLALGKELLEIPDTLAIGDAIAYVNTQMQDEVGRTRKYTFSGSVYFERMKEKNLYTTDLDEIKKRVEDAGLTNVFANPVTAAVVD; translated from the coding sequence ATGCCAAAAGTAGTCGTAGTAGGTGGCGGCTGGGCTGGAACAGCTGCTGCAGTTGCAGCTAAGAAAGCAGGGGCCAGGGAAGTAATACTTTTTGAACGGACCGATATGCTATTAGGTACCGGTCTTGTAGGTGGGATTATGCGTAATAATGGACGCTGGACAGCGACAGAAGAAGCTATTGCCATGGGTGGTGGAGACCTTTTTAAAATAGCTGACAGGGTTAGCCGTCATAAAAATATTGATTTTCCCGGGCATAAGCATGCATCATTATATGATGTAGCTTTAATTGAGCCTGCTATTAAAAGATATTTGATTGATATGGGTATAGATGTTCGTATTAATAATCGGGTGACCGATATTAAGATGAAGGATCAAAGGGTAATAGCAGTTAAAACCAGCGAACATAACTATGAAGAAGCAGATGTCTTTGTGGATTGTACTGGTTCTGCCGGTCCTATGAATAATTGTATCGAATACGGTAACGGTTGTGTGATGTGCATTTACCGCTGTCCTACTTTTGGCCCGCGGGTGAGCATTGTGGAGAAAGCAGGGATTAAAGAAATTATTGGTAAAAAAGGTGATGGTACCATTGGCGCGATGAGCGGCTCCTGTAAACTCCACAAAGAATCTATTGCTGAAGATATTGTAAAAGAATTGAACGAAAAAGGGGTGGTAGTGGTACCAATACCCAGGGATTTGATTGATGAAGGGAAATTGGGTATAAAAGCCTGTCAGCAGTATGCGCTAAAAGAGTACGCAGAAAATATCATCCTTCTTGATACTGGACATGCCAAATTGATGGTTCCATTTATGCCATTGGATAAATTGAGAAAGGTTCCCGGTTTTGAAAATGCCCGTTATGAGGACCCATATGCCGGCGGTATTGGTAATTCCATGCGTTATATGGGAATGGCACCGCGTGATAATTACCTTAAAGTTAAAGGACTGGATAATGTTTTCTGTGCCGGTGAAAAAGCTGGCCTTTTAGTAGGACACACTGAAGCGTGTATAACAGGAACTCTTGCAGGTCATAATGCTGTCCGTCTAGCACTAGGTAAAGAGCTGCTTGAAATTCCGGATACTCTGGCAATTGGGGACGCTATTGCTTATGTTAATACCCAGATGCAGGATGAGGTAGGTCGAACCAGGAAGTACACTTTCTCTGGTTCTGTCTACTTCGAGCGGATGAAAGAAAAGAATCTTTATACTACTGATCTTGATGAGATCAAAAAACGGGTAGAAGATGCTGGTTTGACCAATGTTTTTGCAAATCCAGTAACTGCCGCAGTAGTTGACTAA